Proteins encoded by one window of Nocardioides euryhalodurans:
- a CDS encoding molybdopterin-dependent oxidoreductase, whose amino-acid sequence MKQRLTYAGFGILATLVGMAAGHLVASLIDPASSPVLAVGSTVIDLTPTPVKEWAVAQFGTADKPILVGSVMAGAAVLAAIGGILARRRFWLGASVLLLLVVVAAAAAVLRPGAGPLDAVPALATALTGVGALWWLTHAASAADREVESDAPGPSRRGVLIATGALAVAAAAMGGVGRLVTGLRADPSDVTLPKATDPAPAFPRGLEEKYPGIASFRTPTSDFYRIDTRLSLPTQGIEDYTLVIDGDVEEELTLTFQDLLDMDLIERDITLTCVSNDVGGPYVGGARWLGVRLTDLLDRAGVGGSADQILSTDVDGMTISTPLDVATDGRDAMIAVGMNGAALPREHGFPVRMVVPGLYGFVSACKWLTRMTLTTYDEQEAYWTERDWAIDAPIKISSRIDTPKSFEEIGSGKTFIGGVAWAQDRGIGKVEVQVDGGDWQTAELGPSAGVDYWRQWYLPWEAESGQHTLTVRAVSQEGEVQSPARAMPFPEGSSGYQQIIVRVG is encoded by the coding sequence ATGAAGCAGCGACTGACGTACGCCGGGTTCGGCATCCTCGCCACGCTGGTGGGGATGGCCGCGGGCCACCTCGTGGCCTCCCTCATCGACCCCGCGTCGTCCCCCGTCCTCGCGGTCGGTTCGACCGTCATCGACCTCACCCCCACCCCTGTCAAGGAGTGGGCGGTGGCGCAGTTCGGCACCGCCGACAAGCCGATCCTGGTCGGCTCGGTCATGGCCGGGGCCGCGGTGCTCGCCGCGATCGGGGGCATCCTCGCTCGTCGACGCTTCTGGCTCGGCGCGAGCGTCCTCCTGCTGCTGGTCGTCGTGGCCGCCGCCGCCGCCGTGCTGCGCCCGGGCGCCGGCCCCCTGGACGCCGTCCCCGCCCTCGCCACCGCCCTCACCGGCGTCGGCGCGCTGTGGTGGCTCACCCATGCCGCGTCCGCCGCCGACCGCGAGGTGGAGTCCGACGCACCCGGGCCCAGCCGTCGCGGGGTGCTGATCGCCACCGGTGCACTCGCCGTGGCTGCGGCGGCGATGGGCGGGGTCGGCCGACTCGTCACCGGCCTGCGTGCCGACCCGAGCGACGTCACGCTGCCGAAGGCCACCGACCCGGCGCCGGCGTTCCCGCGGGGCCTGGAGGAGAAGTACCCCGGCATCGCGTCCTTCCGCACGCCCACCAGCGACTTCTACCGGATCGACACCCGCCTCAGCCTGCCGACGCAGGGCATCGAGGACTACACGCTGGTCATCGACGGCGACGTCGAGGAGGAGCTCACCCTCACCTTCCAGGACCTGCTCGACATGGACCTGATCGAGCGCGACATCACCCTGACCTGCGTCTCCAACGACGTCGGCGGCCCGTACGTGGGTGGGGCCCGCTGGCTCGGAGTCCGGCTCACCGACCTGCTCGACCGCGCCGGTGTCGGCGGCAGCGCCGACCAGATCCTGTCCACCGACGTGGACGGCATGACGATCAGCACCCCGCTGGACGTCGCGACCGACGGCCGCGACGCGATGATCGCGGTCGGCATGAACGGGGCGGCGCTCCCGCGCGAGCACGGCTTCCCCGTGCGGATGGTCGTGCCCGGCCTCTACGGCTTCGTCAGCGCGTGCAAGTGGCTGACCCGCATGACGCTCACGACGTACGACGAGCAGGAGGCGTACTGGACCGAGCGCGACTGGGCGATCGACGCCCCGATCAAGATCTCCAGCCGGATCGACACCCCGAAGTCCTTCGAGGAGATCGGCTCCGGCAAGACGTTCATCGGCGGCGTCGCGTGGGCCCAGGACCGCGGCATCGGCAAGGTCGAGGTCCAGGTCGACGGCGGCGACTGGCAGACCGCCGAGCTCGGCCCCTCGGCCGGGGTCGACTACTGGCGCCAGTGGTAC
- a CDS encoding enoyl-CoA hydratase-related protein — MTELVHLDVTPLDGGGLATITLDSPHNRNALSRQLVSELFGHLRAAAVDPGVKVVLLRSADRVFCSGADLSEATADGMEEGALRIVELQRLIATMPKPVVTEVLGAVRAGGIGIVAASDVALVAEDATFALTEVKLGLAAAIISLTVHHRMSPRAASLTTLGGEVFSGAEAAAYGLVTRAVPAADLDAEVGRACASLATGAAQGLRESKAILNRDLVAAIDARGEELAALSARLFASEEAREAMTAFLERKKK, encoded by the coding sequence ATGACCGAGCTCGTGCACCTCGACGTGACCCCCCTCGACGGCGGTGGGCTGGCCACCATCACGCTGGACTCGCCGCACAACCGCAACGCGCTCAGCCGGCAGCTCGTCAGCGAGCTCTTCGGTCACCTGCGGGCTGCGGCGGTCGACCCCGGGGTGAAGGTGGTGCTGCTGCGCTCGGCCGACCGGGTCTTCTGCTCCGGTGCCGACCTGTCCGAGGCGACCGCCGACGGCATGGAGGAGGGCGCCCTGCGGATCGTGGAGCTGCAGCGGCTCATCGCGACCATGCCCAAGCCCGTCGTGACCGAGGTCCTCGGCGCGGTCCGCGCCGGCGGGATCGGGATCGTGGCGGCCAGTGACGTGGCGCTGGTCGCCGAGGACGCGACCTTCGCGCTGACCGAGGTCAAGCTCGGCCTCGCCGCGGCGATCATCAGCCTCACCGTCCACCACCGGATGTCACCCCGCGCCGCGTCGCTCACCACGCTCGGTGGCGAGGTGTTCAGCGGCGCCGAGGCGGCGGCGTACGGGCTGGTGACCCGGGCGGTGCCGGCGGCGGACCTGGACGCCGAGGTCGGTCGTGCCTGCGCGAGCCTCGCGACCGGGGCGGCGCAGGGGCTGCGCGAGTCCAAGGCGATCCTCAACCGCGACCTCGTGGCGGCCATCGACGCCCGGGGCGAGGAGCTCGCCGCGCTCAGCGCCCGGCTGTTCGCGAGCGAGGAGGCACGCGAGGCGATGACCGCGTTCCTGGAGCGGAAGAAGAAGTAG
- a CDS encoding SigE family RNA polymerase sigma factor: protein MTTMTVSGRAHVGSPAFEEFVAARSSRLLRTAYLLTHDHSLAEDLLQTALTKAYLAWERIEGDPEPYVRRILVNTFSSWWRRKWNGEQPTDELPETGHHDDRAGESGDLWDALGRLPRRQRAVVVLRYFEDLSEAQTAELLAISVGTVKSQTSKALAKLRIDPSLVDAEGGPTR from the coding sequence ATGACCACCATGACCGTCTCGGGGAGGGCGCACGTGGGGAGCCCGGCGTTCGAGGAGTTCGTGGCCGCCCGCTCCTCGCGGCTGCTGCGCACGGCCTACCTGCTCACCCACGACCACTCCCTGGCCGAGGACCTGCTGCAGACCGCGCTCACCAAGGCGTACCTCGCCTGGGAGCGGATCGAGGGCGACCCCGAGCCGTACGTCCGGCGGATCCTGGTCAACACCTTCTCGTCGTGGTGGCGCCGCAAGTGGAACGGTGAGCAGCCCACCGACGAGCTGCCCGAGACCGGCCACCACGACGACCGGGCCGGGGAGTCCGGGGACCTCTGGGACGCGCTCGGCCGGCTGCCCCGCCGGCAGCGGGCCGTCGTCGTGCTCCGCTACTTCGAGGACCTCAGCGAGGCCCAGACCGCCGAGCTGCTCGCGATCTCGGTCGGCACCGTCAAGAGCCAGACCAGCAAGGCGCTCGCCAAGCTCCGGATCGACCCGTCCCTGGTCGACGCAGAAGGGGGACCCACCCGATGA